In Festucalex cinctus isolate MCC-2025b chromosome 21, RoL_Fcin_1.0, whole genome shotgun sequence, one genomic interval encodes:
- the lrfn5b gene encoding leucine-rich repeat and fibronectin type-III domain-containing protein 5 produces the protein MTSPMETLLLYLMVVCAAVKAHKVQVCPKRCVCQVLNPNLATLCDKKGLLFVPPNIDRHTVEMRLGDNFVTSVKRKDFANMTKLVDLTLSRNTIGTIVPHAFKDLENLRALHLDSNRLTRITNDTFSGMSKLHHLILNNNQLTHIQIGAFNDLTALEELDLSYNNLESVPWVAIQRMSSLHTLNLDHNMLSYIPEGTFSGLQKLKRLDVTSNKLQKLPPDPIFQRAGVLATSGIMGPTSFALSFGGNPLRCNCELLWLRRLRREDDLETCASPQHLAGRYFWTVSEEEFLCEPPLITRHSQELRALEGQSVTLRCKARGDPDPIIHWIAPDGRLMSNSSRASVHTDGTLDIHISTVKDSGSFTCVASNPAGEAQQKVDLVITKLPHITNNTAAEQEPDPGSSDIATVTKTGAEGPGGGVPLGNTKTGPEKKVVIAEATSTSAMVHFNFQRNIPGIRMFQIQYNGTYDDSLVYRMIPPTSESILVNNLAAGTQYDLCVLAIYDDQVTSLTATRVIGCVHFTTEPQYLRCHFMQSQFLGGTIVVIIGGIIVASVLAFIIFLIVRYRVCNQGDADKALEMGDIRSLSSDGQLQGCGLPKSLSKQVLRPEKNDKECLRVALPPLEPVKQRTPVVISAANTSTAKPSLPDCTVSTSAASHSWHPASPGAPRVKRTIAPSKPSEVRRADAQADVELNNVNRNNSSEPKVPPMVSCAQAPKWTAAPRVPRARQAPRQYMTVPAGAVRVNRRHSLNADSSRERLYVAYPKTGASLRSKRSLSMSGELPQFHNAANIQRARDKLSRSEWLLESTL, from the exons ATGACAAGTCCAATGGAGACCCTCCTGCTTTATCTGATGGTCGTCTGTGCGGCTGTCAAGGCCCACAAGGTTCAAGTCTGCCCCAAGCGTTGCGTGTGCCAGGTGCTCAACCCCAATTTGGCTACACTGTGCGACAAAAAGGGGCTGCTGTTCGTGCCCCCCAACATCGACCGGCACACGGTGGAAATGCGGCTGGGGGATAATTTCGTCACCAGTGTCAAGCGCAAGGACTTCGCCAACATGACCAAGCTGGTGGACCTGACGCTTTCTCGCAACACCATCGGGACCATCGTGCCGCACGCATTTAAGGACCTGGAGAACCTGCGGGCGCTTCACCTGGACAGCAATCGGCTGACGCGAATCACCAACGACACCTTCAGCGGCATGTCCAAGCTGCACCACCTCATCCTCAACAACAACCAGCTCACGCACATTCAGATTGGCGCTTTCAACGACCTGACCGCCCTGGAGGAGCTGGACCTGTCCTACAACAACCTGGAGAGCGTCCCCTGGGTGGCCATCCAGAGAATGTCCAGCCTCCACACCCTCAACCTGGACCACAACATGCTCAGCTACATCCCAGAGGGCACCTTCTCGGGTCTACAGAAGCTCAAGAGGCTGGATGTGACCTCCAACAAGCTGCAGAAGCTGCCCCCGGACCCCATTTTCCAGAG AGCGGGGGTCTTGGCCACCTCGGGGATCATGGGGCCCACTTCATTCGCGTTGAGCTTCGGCGGGAATCCGCTGAGGTGCAACTGTGAGCTGCTCTGGCTGCGGAGGTTGCGGCGCGAGGACGACCTGGAGACCTGCGCTTCGCCTCAACACCTCGCCGGACGCTATTTCTGGACCGTGTCGGAAGAGGAGTTCCTGTGCGAGCCTCCTCTCATCACCAGGCACTCTCAG gaGCTGCGGGCCCTGGAGGGTCAGAGCGTGACGCTACGGTGTAAAGCTCGAGGGGACCCGGACCCCATCATCCATTGGATCGCTCCCGACGGGCGACTCATGTCTAACTCTTCCAGAGCATCCGTGCACACCGACGGCACACTAGACATCCACATCAGCACTGTCAAGGACTCAG GGTCCTTCACCTGCGTGGCATCCAATCCGGCCGGCGAAGCCCAGCAGAAGGTGGACCTGGTCATCACGAAGCTGCCTCACATCACCAACAATACAGCCGCCGAGCAGGAACCCGACCCCGGGTCTTCGGACATTGCCACCGTGACCAAGACAGGGGCGGAGGGTCCAGGTGGCGGGGTGCCTCTGGGGAACACCAAAACGGGCCCGGAGAAGAAGGTGGTCATAGCCGAGGCCACGTCCACCTCGGCCATGGTCCACTTCAACTTCCAGAGGAACATTCCAGGCATCCGCATGTTCCAGATCCAGTACAACGGGACCTACGATGACTCGCTGGTGTACAG AATGATCCCGCCGACCAGTGAGAGCATCCTGGTCAACAATCTGGCGGCGGGAACGCAATACGACCTGTGCGTGCTGGCCATCTACGACGACCAGGTCACCTCGTTGACCGCCACCCGGGTCATCGGCTGCGTCCACTTCACCACCGAGCCGCAGTACCTGAGGTGCCACTTCATGCAGTCCCAGTTCCTGGGTGGGACCATCGTGGTCATCATCGGAGGAATTATCGTGGCTTCAGTGCTGGCGTTTATCATCTTCCTCATTGTGCGCTACCGGGTGTGCAACCAGGGAGATGCAGATAAG GCTCTGGAGATGGGCGACATTCGTTCCCTGAGCAGCGACGGGCAACTTCAGGGCTGCGGACTCCCCAAGTCTCTGTCCAAGCAGGTCCTGCGTCCAGAGAAGAACGACAAAGAGTGTCTGCGAGTCGCTCTACCCCCCCTGGAGCCAGTCAAGCAGCGAACACCTGTTGTGATCTCCGCCGCCAACACCAGCACCGCCAAACCCTCCCTGCCCGACTGCACCGTGTCCACCTCGGCCGCCAGCCACAGTTGGCACCCGGCCTCCCCGGGTGCCCCGAGGGTGAAGCGCACAATCGCCCCGTCAAAACCGTCCGAGGTCCGGCGAGCCGATGCGCAAGCGGATGTTGAACTCAACAATGTCAACCGCAACAACTCCTCGGAACCGAAGGTGCCACCCATGGTATCCTGTGCCCAAGCGCCCAAATGGACTGCAGCTCCCAGGGTCCCGCGGGCACGCCAGGCCCCTCGCCAGTACATGACCGTTCCCGCGGGAGCCGTCAGGGTCAACCGCAGACACTCCCTCAACGCAGACTCATCCAGGGAGCGCTTGTACGTGGCGTACCCTAAAACCGGGGCCAGCCTGCGCTCCAAGCGAAGCCTGTCCATGAGTGGGGAACTACCGCAGTTTCACAATGCCGCAAACATTCAACGGGCCCGCGACAAGCTGTCCCGCTCCGAGTGGCTCCTGGAGAGCACGTTATGA